In Biomphalaria glabrata chromosome 16, xgBioGlab47.1, whole genome shotgun sequence, the sequence taactgaagtcttataattgatgtaattgttttgaaaaggcttaatctcttattcaaatcctaaaaaaaaaaaaaaaagttatagaaaataCAGTTTagaagattactattcgttttaaattaatGCATACTTAATagccttttctctttaaaaaactgcttgcataagtgatttaaaaaattagatttttcgcgttcagaataaaaaaagtagtcgttgcatcagaactttgaatatgggtgggcaaattacggcccgcgggccatatgcagcccgccgaagtgttttatgcggccctcgGACACCTAAAAAAATCAAGTGTGCCCACACATTACActgataaaaatgaaaatatatcaaaaataaataattgtaaatatctatagaaattatcgaaactttttattcttatcacttataatGAAGAGTCTATAGAAACATTATCTCTtaacgtcattctaaaaagtgcAACGTAAAccaagattattttaaatggaaatatttcgaaacattcagtcaaagacacaagcccaggccagtatttatAAAGAACTGTGTGGCaagtgttgggttggcttgtaCAAGATCGCAAGGGTAACAACCAGGGTTCGTAGCCTccttgaaaacctggaaaacaccttgaatttcatattaaattcaaGGCCTTGAAAAAGCCTTGAATTTTGTACAAAACGGTGAAAAAAccttgaattttaaaactggACCTTGAGTTCTTTCCCTCCCGATACCTGGTgtttattttcgtttttttcccagttacattgagctgaccagtgatgaCGCGTCTACACCCCCTTTCAGCCACCtgtgaagcgcgacctcgtgattgaaaacgaccttggctcaagcaagcatttcacttaGCATTATTTTTCTGAAGGCAGTGTAGAAATGGTTGTTTCCTTTCACTGTTACGACTGAAGACGCGCTAcatctagtctgtagtgactattgtctataactAGAGCAATTAGCAGCCTAATGTGAAGGCTACACCCCTCCCTTGCCGaaaatcttcttgttgtaaCAGTAAGAGTGACTTTGCATGGAAAGTCCGTAtattattttatctttgtgtctttctgagtattttattagattttgtatttggagattatgattcagtgtttaagtataattgctaccggtactttacttttgattCTTCTCACGATCCATCCTTCTcatctagctagaaatagtatCTAGCTTTTgatctaagttagatctagtgaagataattcgcgctTAACCTGAAAACTCTgtgaattttagttaatttaaggATCTAGATACAggtacatctaatgtctagattgctctagaaatacgctagattttacatttacgctaaatcactagaatctagtgaagataattctctcacagccgttTAAAGTCTGCGAAGTTTAGTGAAATTGAGTTAgaatctatagagtctagatctacgatagattcagtgaagataattcgcacgcagccgtgaaaagtccgccaatttagtgacttaattagatctagactgtagaacagtgacagccgtgaaaagtccgcgaagttAGTATTACTATTAGTGACTTAGCTCTagacagccgtgaaaagtccgcaaattttAGGGACTAGATTTACggtgattcagtgaagataattcaaaaaaagtcagcgaatttagtgacttagacttagatctagacttaatttACGCTAATCCAATAGAATAGAGTGAatataattctctcacagccgtgaaaagtcagCGAATGTAGTgacctagagtctagatctactgtagattaaCGAAAATATTTTGCACACAGCTGTAAAAAGCCCATAGAGTTATTTTGGTTGTAATTTACTTAAAACTGACGGAAAGCAAGTCAACTGCTATAGTaggaatgaaatattttttttacaaatctatgtcaattaaagaaaatttcCAACTTCAGATTGCCACACTTTTAGCTGAATTACatctcatattttaaaaaagttatttttctgTAGTGCAagcttgtgtgtgttttgtaatgtattaaaaagtTGCATTTAAATGCTTAGGAAACACTAGAGATGAATTTTGGAGGTATGATTTCAACTTATCAGCATACATTTTCatggggggttttaaatttaatatttatatatatatattgttctttttacatatttatgtcatatgtatgtaaatatatatacatatatattgcttgCTATGGTGCAATGCATACCTTGAAAATCTAAAACTCtaccttgaaaacctggaaaatACCTGGAAAATCATTCATGAAATTGGCTATGAACCCTGAACAACTACTGGAGCCAGTGCTTGGCTGAGAAAAACAGgctttctaataaaataaagaactaTAACTCAACCATAAATTCATTCAAAGTTTACACAAATCTGCATTGACTAACAAACATTATTGATGTAATACATTCACATATAATAAGGCATAGGGCCTGCCTTAAGCATAGGTGAACCATGCAGTTGTTTAGGGCCTATGATTGTTGAGAGCCCCGCacaagaaatagcgaaacttgtcctaactgttattgttgaagaacataagattttttataagctgcataattaaagttttttccctgttaatttatattttacttggagccaccaaattcacttggCTTAGCGCCTCCAATTTTCTGAGGCCAACCCTGACTGACAGTTTCGAAAAGTACTTgtagatttggaaacaaaacattccgatgttcggtaaCACAGTGGTATCCGCTGGCCTAGCAttagaagaatatggaatctcatGGAAACAATTGTTaggttccttgaaggacattgactgtgactttgttactaatatttctaatgaagagtggaatgaaaagtggaagacagacttcatgtttatcattgGAGACATTACCATTTGTTGtttacacatgaaatgtatatgcatcttagatcttttcaaacaaaactatTCCATTCTTGAGGCCAGCAAGTAAAATTAGGCTTTATTATTTTCCTTAGCtaaaaggtgaaactatttctagtgaaatggttgaaaagtacaagacttatatGGATTCCTATAAcatgaaagagaagttccagtcagttctttCGCGGGAACTCATGTATGTCAGAGCATTATATCGgcacttaaaaaaactttgatgctaaactttcacattattagGACCCACATTCATCTGTGAACatgctttttgttttggtttgaaaaTGATCGAGGGAACAAGTCGacgcaaatttttaaaatgcggCCCTTggcagaaaaaggttgcccacccgtGGTCTAGAATATagtgatgtcagattttcactatcttttttagtttacgagatctaaacgggacggacagacagacatttcacagaaaactaattagttaattaaatacttgtaattaattatgtaatcaattattttgttttcataccaacaagggaaataaattcttgaGTATTCAGATACCAAAACCGGTATGGATAAATTTGTAGGGTTTTATTGGTAgtttattatctttttatcatGAGGAAAagaacttctacattattgaaatatatagttgtaaggaTGGGGTTCTTCCACTtaataagcttttgtttttagtaaaggattgtttttagattttgcttgttagattttttttcaaatgacatTTCAGTTTCTATCAGACTTCAATGTAGTCTATAAGTTAACAAGTCTAATTAACAAATAATCAGTAGGGGACAGGGACAGCTACTTAATATCACTAAGCACTGAGTTaagtttttaaagattttattttaaagagtttttaatttaatacaagcagttaattataaaaaacattaacaaccaaaaaaagctaACCATGGTTGTTTTAAAGTGTATTAACATGATCTTGTTATTATAAAGAAAGACATCTTTGTTTGGtttatgtttagatctagttaaagaAGTCACTGATGATAAGACATTaccaaaagaagaaagaaaacttcaGCAAATACTTAATGCTCCAAAGTCAAGTTACAGAGCCAAGCTTGTGAAACTTGCTGATAAACTGTATAACTTGAGAGACTTGCGTCGAGCCACACCCGTTGGTTGGAGCAAAGAGAGAGTGGACGAGTATTTCCGGTGGGCTTCTCGGGTAGTGGCAGGACTTAAAGGTACTAACAAGGCTCTAGAGGACAGTTTGAGGGACCTGTTTGCTGAAAGAGGAATTACTATAACATAGTTCTATTTTTATCAACATGCATATTTCACTTCATGTTTTGATTGTTGTTTAATGGTTCACATCAATTAATTTATGTGTCTTACTGGTGACCTCATGCCACAGCCTTTCATTCCTTCAGTACTAGAATGGTTCACTATTGCATGTATGCATTGGTTGAGTGTATAATCATTCCACTCCTTTTGTGATGTTCCATTTTGAAGtctttggtgtatccagtgCACAGAAGAGGAACATGTTGATAATCAATGTaccaatatataaaaaaagttgtTGCACATTTTAGTACTGCAGTATGAAATGTATAGGCTCTTAATGCTTGTAGAACACTGTAGTTTAGATTACAACAAGGATTTTTCAAGTGTCCTTGATGAGGTTTATTTTGTCCATTTCAGTCTCTCCCAATCTTCTTAATTAATTTCTTATATTTGTCTTTAGGTTCCATTATATTACCCGCGTCCCCCCTCCCATTACTAAAttgctttctttttgttttctctttctatattTTGTTGCATTAGAACTGTAAACTGGATTCATAAATTTCAAAATGCAGGCCTATTGCTGTATAAAAAGTCCGAGTAGTTGGACTTAACTGGTGATCATTTGACTCACATAAtagtaaaaatgtttcaataaagCAAAATATCTATGTTGTTATTTATGTCATTACATTTACAGCCTTGCTGTTGTGATTTGTAATAAAtgggctctttttttttatcattgacCCAGTTTTAAATATTCCTTTTAAACTTTTGTGAGGTAGCTTTATTATTTGTCACAACATTATGACCTGCTCATTATGATATAACCTgagttaccttttttttctttcttaacatttagaaagaaatatatttgcatAACTTCAAGCTAAATGAACAGTAAATTGAATGTCTTCATTTGTACATAATTATCTGAAGGTTAAAAACAAGGATTAATGTTAATGACATTCTACACTCTGTTTTTCAATTCATTCAAATAAGTGATGAGTATCAATATCCTAAACATTCTTTGATTTTGTTGGCTTACTTTTGTAAGTTTTTAACAGTCAAGTTTGCCTACTGAATCTTACTTATGAAACACTTTCTGTCTTGTGTGTTTTAGAACTGCTCAGATGTTAAACATACAATTTTAAGTGCTAATACTTCTTGATCATTGTCCAACAAAACCAGTACGGTATAATTCAATTaatctctgccattcaatagcCCACAAGTGAGTGACTAAGTAGGTTGATATGTAAGCCAACCTCTAAGGTTAAAATGTGTACCCCAGTactttaatacaattatttcaaAACTATTCCCTATATACTTCTTGAATAGCTCACAGTTGCTTAGGAATTGTTGCTCTTTATAAAGCTCTTTAACATTATTACTATCTATAAATATCATGTTGTGATTATCTTGTTTGATGTTGTCATTTGAAATAGTTTCTTGAAGTGTTGATGTCATTGAATGTTATGTTTGTTCTCCAAATAATTTGATTTGTGATTTGGTTCTTGATGTATTGTAACTTAAGTCAATGAGCCTCAATGTTGATGATTCACAGTATTACTGATACAGCACTGGTAATTAGATATCTTAATTCAGCATTCAATTTACagtaaacaaatatatttgatGTGAGTATTATAACTAGGATTGTGAATAATTAAATATTCCTTTTTAAAATCCACTAATGTATGTGTGGCAAAAAAAATCCCAACTCATCTCATACTGTTTAAAGTGAATCATAGCAAGTGCAATTTGTGGAGGTAATAGCTGAAAGTTATGATAtgaatttatattaaaatgttgaaaataaaatttagttaataaaaaaaaacactattttacTACATAGTTcagaattttataatttattctttttttttgttaaacaatCTGTAGAATAAATCttctgtaaattaaaaaaaaaagataagactTTAGAACTAGATATTGGTGGTGAGAAAGGAATTATGAAAAGCAACAATTACTCATTACAAATGTGTCCACTGTCATGAATGCTAATACTTGTTCACTGAAACAGTAAAAAtctcatttctttatttatatcCTACAGAATGTCAGACAAAATTAATTggtgacaaaataaaagaaaatatggaTTATACAATTTAGTTGTATCCTTCAATCATAGAATACACAATTATATAAGGAAGACATttcttaaagaaacaaaacaatgcaGAAGGAAAATACAAAATGTGAATCAAATGCTGCCAGAAGAAACAGTTACACAATTCAATGGATCCACCAGTCTTTCTACAAGTCACTTTTTAGTCTCAATGGATGCAGTAGTCTTTCTACAAGTGACTTTTTAGTCCCATAATTCAATGGATCCAGCAGTCGTtcttttttataaactctttcacTTTCTTAATCTTACAGAAACAATCTTAACCAACaaaaccagtttttttttaaaaaaaaaaaggtcaatgtTCATTCCAATTCATTCACTCCAAATAATTTATAACATTATGTACAGACTAAATAAAACCCTACACATTACTAACCTCATCACAGATACACAACTTCAGatcagtaataaaaaaataattctgtaaCATTTTTGTCTGcagataaataaaatacatacaaaACCACTGACCTAtacattgactttaaaaaatttgaaaactGAACCAAAACTTTGCTCAGCACAAGTGAGACCAttcattatagaaggcctgaatactgacctgcaatgtcacaacctgtgggcagtttagaccaacagCTCAATGTCACATCACAGGTCTATACAACGTAGCAAcaaggtcagtgttgaggtctTCAATAACGAATGGTCTCTGCACAAGTCCCAGCAGTGTGAGCCAGCCACATCGGTCACTAAGTACATGTTGTTGAAGGAGAACTTAGTGTTTGTCAAGCTGACACTACTAATTTAAAAGTAAtgaactcttactgaactctttTAAGTCATTTAAAAGTAATGAACTCTTACAGGTCATTTAAAAGTAATGAACTCATATATTTGCAGCAGTTTCTCAGGGTCTTAAAAAATGACATAAAATTTTTCAATGACATcatttatatgttgtttttttatttatttcctttcaCATTTTGAAAGAATGGAGTGACACTTGAactggttcattaaaaaaaacaccaacttgCTGTTGTACAATTTCTCATTTACTTCTGACTACATTTCAAATATGGTACCCCATactaatttgtatttaaaacaaacatgacCAATCCTAATTTCAACTCCAAATTGATATATGTTCAATTTAGAAAAATAGTCACTTTTAAAGAAGTTGTAACTCTACTTCAGCTTCGTTACTAAAACATTACTGCAAAAAACTTGCACAAATCTTGACTGGCCCTCATAACTGAAGTTCAAACttgtaaaatgaaaactattgagAGTGTTGAGACATTGAGATTCAAACAAAATGACATAAAAAGATGCCATATATTGACATAAAGACTCATAATTCAATGAATAACCAGcacaaatatacaaataattacagtcattttgatatttagtttcaatatttttgatgactttTTGATAATCATAAAACAACATTCTTTTACTGACAGTTCCTTGGTTATGGATATGTCAAAAGAAGCACAAGTAATCTCCCTTGAAGTGAGGCTACTACACATCTGATGGAAATAACTTTTGAATGTTGCACAAATGAACAAGTAACATCAGCATTCATGTCAAAGTGTCTGCTTCTCACAGCATAGAAGTAATGGCACAGAAAACACTTCATGACCTGGCACTGAAGTTCCCAGAACTATTCCCTGAACTACTGCCACTACTAGTGTCAACAATTTTGGGACAGAGTTTTTCTGTTTTCTCAGCTCTGTCACCTGTTATTAGTTTCAGCATGTTAAACAAATTTTTCTTGACACGAAGAATTGTCAGACGAGATCTCGGATTTTGTGCCCAGCACTCACAAATAATTTTTGTCATTTCACACATAAGCTGTGGATACAAATAATATCAATGATGAACTACTACATactatataaatacaaatggcTTTTTCAGGacacaaacaaaaactttaCACAAATCCTAAAAATTCTTAACAAGCAAAAGATATTTGTAAAGATCTATAAAGAAATTGTATGAAATTTAAATGAGTACAAATTTAAAACTGGTACATACACAGTATGAAATGctgacattaaaaaattaaaacaaataaatgttttgattcTATTTTAATATTGGTCAAACAAgcattctaaacaaataaatgtttgattctattttaaaactagTCTAACAAGCAttctaagttgtttttttttttaaataatacttttatataGAACA encodes:
- the LOC106078606 gene encoding guanosine-3',5'-bis(diphosphate) 3'-pyrophosphohydrolase MESH1-like → MAGEKSASSDVQAKLCRDIIRCANFAALKHKDQRRKDEIQTPYVNHVIGVAHILTNEAGISDISVIQAALLHDTIEDTGTSFYELQAEFGEDVANLVKEVTDDKTLPKEERKLQQILNAPKSSYRAKLVKLADKLYNLRDLRRATPVGWSKERVDEYFRWASRVVAGLKGTNKALEDSLRDLFAERGITIT